The Helianthus annuus cultivar XRQ/B chromosome 11, HanXRQr2.0-SUNRISE, whole genome shotgun sequence region AACGTTTCTACTCAGTATTATCCACCACCACAGTcaccaccaccgtcgccaccaccaccgccgccgctgtCTAACGATCACCGAATCTCTATAACATCTTAGCGGTTCGGTGATTCCTCACTTCAGGTTTCAATTATAACTGATATTTCCATATCCGTAAACGTAGATTCACGATTTATTAAACATTAGCTGTAATTTCATTTCAGAATTTTTGTTTTTAGTGTGTGACTGTCGATTAAAGCATCTGACACTTGCTATTTCACGCAGGTTGTGTGTTATTGTGTTAATCTAGGGTTTTTTAACAAGTTTTGGTTCCGAATAGTGCGAAATTGTTGAAGAAGAGTGATAATATGGCTCGAAAAGGTTTAATGGAGCAGGATTTGAGCAAGCTGGATGTAGCGACGCTGCATCCGCTTTCTCCGGAGGTTATATCTCGCCAGGCTACGATTAATATTGGTAAATTGATGTGTTTTAgttgaatgtttgtttgtttgatctGCTGCTGTGTATTAATGGTGTTTGTTATGTGTTTTCTCTTTGTTTAAACAGGTACTATTGGTCATGTGGCTCATGGAAAATCAACAGTTGTAAAAGCCATATCTGGTGTGCaggtaattttttcttttttgtttgtAATTACTGAAAGATTATCAACTTACGGGATACTGATAGGTTCGTAGGCGTTTGTCAGCCGAAAACGAGTTGGGGCAGTCAGCCCTAGTTTGTTTTTTCGgctcatttggttaactttttagtTAAGTTATTAACACTAGTCATGTTTTTATAAATCCCATGTGATGTGATTGTAATATTTGTATTGAGCATATTAAGGAAACCCTAGTTGCAGTCTGTGGACGTAGGATTTACATCAAATTCAAACCACATTAAGCTATCGTGCTctggtttttatttaattttttgttCTATGTGTGAATGATTGGTTTTGCTGCGCCACTTGATTCCTAACAAGTACTAGCTGTTGGAAGAAATAACAATACATTCTGTTTGTTCTCTTTTGTTACATCTACATGTTTTTTGATAAGTTTGTTCGATCTCGTATTTCTCCGACTGCTCTTTATCGTTGTTAGAAATATAGAGGGGTGCATTTATTAATATATTGTACAAAAAGTTCAAACATAAGACCATGTGTAGGGGTGAAGGAAGATAATGCCCCACCCTTGGGCATGATCCGCCATGTGGCGgtccagtcagcaatggggcatttgtttaaaatgggtgtagtggtataatgcccaataatgccccatccaATGATTACCCAGTTATTATTGTTTTGTTTTTTCAATTAAAACTAATGATATTTGATTTGGAACGGTCTGATTGGCCCAACATATCTCGACCTGGCATTTGATTTGGAACGCCCCAACCCAATTTATCAAGAAAAACGCACATGGGGGCGGTTGAAGGGCGTGTTCAAGCGTTTTTTTtggggaacccccccccccccccacacacacacacacatgtttGCTGTTTGTCATGTCTCTTTTTTTGTGTTGATATCATCTTTGTGAACCACACATAACACAACAGCTGCAAATTATAAATTGCTTGCATGGGTTGATGGGCAACTGAAGTATGTGTTCAACCATACTGATGCACAAGGTcaataaatcttttttttttttttttttttttgtaaatttacTGATTTTCTTTAATCCCTTAAAGTGTGTAATTCACAGTTTTTTGTACAAACTTATTTTCTCCATTATGTATACATTGCAATTTTGCTTATGGTTTCTGGAATTGTTTTTGTGATCAGTATACACATCACCTTATTTTCTTTACCCACTAGTCCAGTTGCCCAATGTAGAGATAATTTCTCTCTCAGAAGTCTTTGAACTTTGAGACtaacttatagtacatgatttcctCTGTGATGGGGGGAAAATTTGCAAAGTGATAGCTTTTTGGGACATGTAAGTTATCTTAATTCCGTATATCTCACTAGAATAGCAAGCTCGGTTATTTAATATAACTTAAATGAAGCAAGGCTTTCATGTACTTTTCACATATTTTCTAGACAACCGTTTTACTAACCTGGTTGCCATTCATATCCAGACTGTTCGATTTAAAAATGAATTGGAACGTAACATCACCATTAAGCTTGGGTATGCCAATGCAAAGATATACAAATGTGAAGATGAAAAGTGTCCTCGGCCTATGTGTTACAAGTAAGAGTACAAGTAACTTAATAACATTGCATCTTGCCATTTCGTGTCACCTGCATGTTATTAAAGATTGGTTTGAATTTCTCACAGAGCCTATGGAAGTGGGAAAGAAGATAGCCCTCCTTGTGACGTGCCTGGATTTGAGAACAGCAAGATGAAGTTGGTGAGGCATGTTTCTTTTGTTGACTGTCCGGTAAGTATGCGCAGAATCTATCCTTCAAAGTTGGTATAAATGTGATTAGATTTGTATCTGGTGGCAACATAACTCTATTTTGCTATACTTTAGATTTAGCATTGAATCATAGTTATTGGCGTAGCACTCATGTGTCGCTATTTGATTTTCGCGCCTCCATAGCGGGAAAATAGCGggattttagaattttttttctGCTTTAATATATATAGTGGGATATTATAGGTATGAAATAGGTATATTAtagctatgtagcatataggtagctTGTCGCTATCGTATTGACAACTATGGCATTGACTAATTTCTAGCTTTTTGAATTATAATCGTTAAGAGACATAAGAAGCAATAATAACAGCATCTGTCTTTATGATATAGGCTGCAAACAGTTTTAGAAAATACAAAGTGAAGTATAGGCCTGTAGGAATACAGAACTATATTAAGTCATGCTAGCAGAGTAGCAACTAACATTCATGCACAAAAAATGGATTAGACTGTTGGTGTATTTAAAACATCATCATGGCCGCATTCTTAGTGAACATATATTTTACATCATGTTTTCTCAATAATATTGTCTCTAAAACCTTGTGATGGACAGTTTAtaatcttttttttattattatttctacAGGGACATGATATTCTCATGGCTACTATGCTTAATGGAGCTGCAATCATGGATGGAGCATTACTTCTCATAGCCGCAAACGAAAGCTGTCCCCAACCTCAAACTTCTGAACACTTGGCTGCTGTGGAAATCATGAGGCTCCAACATATCATAATCCTTCAAAATAAGGTTGATCTAATTCAAGAAAATGTAGCCATTAATCAACACGAGGCAATTCAGAAATTCATTCAGGTTATCTGCCATCGTCTTTTTCCCACTTTTTCTTGATTACTGTGAAACTTCTATTAACCTCTATTTGTCATCTAGcctaattttgtttatttttaatgATATTAGGGAACGGTTGCTGATGGTGCACCAGTCATCCCAGTGTCTGCTCAGCTTAGGTATAATATTGATGTTGTTTGCGAATACATAATCAAGCGGATTCCCATTCCTGAGAGAAACTTCATATCACCTCCAAACATGATAGTAATCCGTTCATTTGACGTTAACAAACCTGGATCTGAGGTTGACGAGATCAGAGGTGGTGTCGCTGGTGGAAGTATTCTCAAGGTTCGTTCTCCGTTCATTTTATTCATATTAATTTTATCTTTTGTATCATGAAAGTATCACATAGAAAACATAAAACTATAAGTTATTACTGAAACAAGCATGTTTGTTTTATAAAGGGTGTGTTGAAGGTAAATCAGAATATTGAGGTCCGTCCAGGGATTGTTGTTAAAGACGAGAGTGGCAACATCAAGTGCACCCCGATTTACTCTAGAATAGTGTCGCTATATGCAGAGCAGAATGAGCTTCAATATGCTGTACCTGGAGGTCTTATTGGAGTTGGAACAACAATGGACCCTATGTTGACCCGTGCTGATCGGTTGGTGGGTCAGGTTCTTGGTGAAGTCGGGTCTCTTCCCGATGTTTATGTCGAACTAGAGGTAACCTTTCGTAGCATACAACCTCCTAAATCATCTTACTTCAAAGATTTCTATTATTTGTTACTATAACTATTGTTATTGAAAACTttgtaaaatgccattttcgtgtGTCTGAGGTTTTGTCAGTTTTgggactttcgtccaaaggtttgatTTTTCGTATCTGGatccaaaagatttgaaatcttgctattttcatccggcttgttaattccacccatttttctccgttaagtcaaggggtattttcgtcttttttgctaacttaaagggcaatttgctCTTTtgcactttatgtaaaaagaccgaataccccttgctcttaagttaacaaaaagacggaaatatctatcacttaacgaagaaaaatggatggagttattgagcaggatgaaaatgacaaaatttcgaaccttttggatccaaatgccgaaaaacaaacctttggacgaaagtcgcaaaactgaccaaacctcagagaCGAAAACGGCATTTTTACTTAAAAATTTAGGAATGAGTTTTTGGCAGGTACCCAACCTTTTCTGACCCGTACTGAAACTAGATAAAAAATGTTCTTTTTTCAGGTGAACTTTTTTCTTTTGCGTCGGCTGCTGGGTGTGAAGACAAAAGGAACAGAAAAGCAGGGTAAGGTATCAAAGCTGTCGAAGGCAGAAATACTGATGCTTAACATAGGATCTATGTCTACTGGGGCGCGCGTTTTGGCGGTCAAGAATGATTTAGCAAAACTGCAGCTGACATCGCCCGTGTGTACTAGCAAAGGCGAGAAGATTGCTCTGAGCAGGAGAGTTGAGAAGCATTGGCGACTGATCGGTTGGGGACAGATTCAAGCGGGTCTAACTCTTGAAATCCCACCTTGCCCTATTTAAACACACATTTGGATTCCAGTTTTGCCTCTACTTTATTCTTAATTTTTATTTCTTGGTTTTGCATTCGATTTTCGTCTTTTTGTGATTTTACACTATTTTTAACTTGTTCAAACAAATACTTTTTcatggtgtttgatgaaatgatcATAAGACGTGTACCTTTCACCTTTAATCACTTTTATTGTTTTGTGACGAAACTTTTACAAGTTGATTTAAGTTGTATTTTAACGGATAAAAACGGGTTTATCCTCATCAACTGGGAGATTATCCTCATCGCTAGGGTTGCTTATTTCGGTAGGCGTTGTTGAGGTGTTTGTGAATATAATGAAAAGGACGGCTCCTTGTGGCAACTTTGTGGTTGTGGATAGCTTCTACAATGTTGCCtcagaattaaataaaaatcacgTCTACATGCTAAGCGAATGTCAACGACACATGTTTGCTATCAAACATCATGAGCGGTACACCATTATGGCAACTTTCTCGTTGACGTTTATCATGAATGTGTAAAAGTTACCCACTACTATATAGTAACAACGGTACACAATGTCAACGACACATGTTTGCTATCAAACATCATGGCAACTTTCTCGTTGACGTTTATCATGAATTCTACATCGCGTATAAAACGTTCACAATTTTTTAAGTCTTCTTAAATTAACTCTATTGTGacaatttataaaatataaaaaatgcgGGGATAAAAAAAATATCCCTTCAGCTAATTAAAGCATTTTTTTTAGGGAAAATTACGGCAGTAGCCGCTTGACCAAGGTGTTTACCAAAATAGCCATTTGACCAGGCTTTATGCACCTTCCCATCCAAGTGAACCCTCTTTTTTATGCACCTTCAATCCAGCCACAACCAAGCTGACACGTGTCCCTCTTACCTGAACCAGCTTTATGCCGCCACACATGTCAGCCGAGCCGCTACAAGTACAAGCCGAGCCGCTTCGCCCCCTGCCCCACAAGTACAAGCCGAGCCGTTTCAGtagtattttttaaaaaaatatcaaaatacatcaaaaaaatatcaaaatacatcaaaaaaatatcaaaatactcTTTTCTCCATATTTTTTTTATGAAGGCCGTCTaagaaaaatatcaaaaaaatttATACACATACTAGCTTATATCACACATCTTGCGAATATAACTTAAAAAAGTGATGTAGGAAAAATTGGTTTCAACTTCTAAACCACGTCTAGTAATACAATCGTGACCGACAACATACTCGATGTTCCTGTTAACAACCTCCCAGTTTCCCCCGGTGTATATCACAAACTTAACACCCATGAGTTATACTAAACGTGACCAAAGTATGTATTCAAACAAAGATAACGAGAAGACAAAAAACACATGTGTGCAAAATCCAGATGTTATATATATACTTACGAAATTATACATAAAAAACACATGTAAAGGCTTGGGCATGTGTTGAAAGCTCATAAATTCAAATGAAACGGCTTGGGGGTAGGTGGCATGCTGAAGCGGCTTAGATCCAGGGTGTAGCGGCTTGGGCATGGGTTGAAAGCTCATAAATTCAAATGAAACGGCTTGGGGGTAGGTGGCATGCTGAAGCGGCTTAGATCCAGGGTGTAGCGGCTTGGAATGGGGCAAAGCGGCTCGGCTTGGCCATGAAGCGGCTCGGCTTGGCAGTACCACAAAGCGGCATAAATCAGATATTGGGCGAAGTGGCTCGGCTTGGGCATGAAGCGGCTCGCTGACATGTGTAGCGGCATAAAGCCGGTTCAGGTAAGAGGGACACGTGTCCGCTTGGTTGTGGCTTGATTGAAGGTGCATAAAAATGGGGGTTCACTTGGATGGGAAGGTGCATAAAACCTGGTCAAATGGCTATTTTCGTAAAAAGTTTGGTCAAGCGGCTACTGCCgtaattttccttttttttttatatCATTTTTTTCAACTAGAAACAGAAAATCCCTCCATCTTCCCCTCCCTTTGGATTTCCACTTTCTCCCCTATAAATGAACACCTCCATTTATTTATAATATTCTTAGCTCCATTGTTGTTCATGTCGATCGTTGCTGCTTTTTCCAACTGAACATGCAAGGTACGTCCGTTAATTACTCATTCTGAATAATTAACACCAGAAATATATTTTGTATATCGTAAACTTATGATGATCTTGGGTTACATTTGTAACAATATAAATATTCTTTTATTGATCTTGAACAACAACTGAAagtttgaatgattatgaattgAAGTTAGGGGATGATTGTGAAGTGGACCGAGATTGCGAGACCGGACTTTAATCTGCTGGTCAGTTTATTATTGATCCCCGCTTTAATTTTTATATACATTTGATTATTAGACCAGGGGTGTGGTTTACCGCCTTCCGCCACCTCAGCATCAATGGTGCCCCTCCCTACATCCGTATAAGAATTAGGCAAAAGACTACGGTGTTCGAGATGTATAATATTTTGGCCAATTTTATCATTCTTAGGGCATAGAAGCTCTTGTTGTCAAGGTTATTAATTAGAACCTTCCTTGAAATCATGAGTCTGGTGGATTGTAAACTATATTCACAACAATGCTTAGGTAAAAGAAAAGAGGAAAAGATAAAATAAGCTGAAAGATTATGCATATTGAGCACCATGGTTATTGCCTAGTTCATAGAGGAATGTTGGGTTTAGGGTGGCGGATAGGCCACCCTTTTTTTTGTTGTAATATATGACGAACCCATTGCAGTGTATTACAATTAATAACATATTTCAATTAAACATATCCATTGTTCATTATGTTATACTGATAcgttaagggtgtaaggggcactcccctaagaggggagtcccctctcttacgcataaccaatccttgtgtgccacgtcaactcccctcttaaactcccctaacaccctaaattgatggcggcactcccctcttaggtgacttggttttttattaaaaaaaaaaggaaatttttCATTGGTCCAACCCttccctctctcctccctctcttcgGTGAATCCCCACCGATTTTGGTCCCCTATCTTGGTCACCGCTTGATTGGCGGCACCTCCACTCTTCGGTGGAGGAGGTCCCCGCTCTTGGTCACCGAATACGCCCCGATCACCCTAATATTTGTGGGTAAACGAGTTAAAGTTAACCTGTGCGCTGCAACGGGATGTTTATTTTAAATGTCTTTAGTTTCGTTATATGAACATAACACAACTCAGTAGTTGATATATTCTCAGATCCATTACAAATGGTTTTGATGGTTCGACTGTTTTTGGGTTTGTGTATAAGGATGTCGAAtagtttttattaatttttacaCTAATTGCGACTATGATGCAACTTGAGCGACTGAACTGGAAAATTTAACCAAATTTTTGCTTTTTCTGTCAGAGATTCAAAATTGCAATTTGTTTTTGGTCGGACTAACCGATTGATCAAAGTGAATGATGTTCTCTCTTCTTTTACACCCGATATAACATCAAATAAAGCGATTATTGATTTTGAGTAACATAATCAATGCTGATGATTAGAGAGACATTAACGTGAATTGGCTTGATAATTTAGATAGTGGAAATaaacatatttattttataaactaaaaCCAATAAATGATAAACTAAAACCGATCATACTGTAGTGATATGAATTAAATACGTACGTATAGAAATTCATGTAAATGTtcagttattttttttttgaacggcaaatttggatcactgacggatcactggagtatcatcgtgccaccagcagaaccacccgatcatatccatctccactaggcaataatgcctatacaccaattcaggaggaaacccaataaatctgggaaaaaccccctttgtgggaatcgaacccatgacctaatggtcataagccttatcccacctcCAAGATACCACTAGGTTATAATGCCATGGGTAAATGTTCAGTTAAATGCTTGTTCATTTACGATCGATCATGTTTTACATAATAAATTCATAGATTGATCATGTTTGGAAATGAACTAATAAACACAGACTAATTGAAAACAAATTATTATGCCTATGAATCCAATATAATATTGCAAACATATTTTTGATGGCATTAATAATCAGGGTCGTCTccgaaaatgataaaaaaatttgGGCCTCGGGCGAAACAAAAAAATTGAGCCCACTTAGTATAATATAAACTCACCAGTTATATATCAAGAAACCACAATACGACGATAATTGTTACAAAACAAACCAAAAGCAGTGTAGTTTAATAAAATATGTTTATACACCCATGTATATATAAATATGCGATTCAAATTAGTAATGTTTTTAGACATAACATGTGACGTAATCTCACTTTATAAAACAATTGATATTGTTTTTAGAAAATGAATCGTTACAAAATCATTAACTAAAAATAAAAGTTAATCATCGGGTTTGAACTCATTATCTCAAGACTATAACCCAAAACATTAAACAATGAATCATATGATCATCTTGTTAACAAGATCAAACTGTTAATCAATTAAGTGAATTGATAAATAAAAATGCAGGAGACTAATAGTTGAAAATTGTTTAACCATTGACCTTGGTTTTCAAATTTGAGTATCTTAACCATTGATCTAGCTTCATTTTTTTTATTGAActcatttattaaacatttaacaTAGCGGCGCTCACTTAAAAATCTAGGTCTTGAAATTTTGTTGGGCCCTATAAACCCTTTAGGCCTTGGTGTCTGTCCGGACTGCCCAGCCCTAAAACCGGGCCTGTTAATAATTAACACAATGGATGAGATCAATTCACAAATAGTAATTTTCATTTCATAGTGATGTGCCTCTTGTTCTGCAATCAGATCCAAAACAAATAGATTTAAGTGCAAAGGGTTTGTAGGTTAGAGAAATTTGTGGTCAATACAAACCGAATAAATCTCAGTGGCGTATTGCGATTTTCTGGAATTACTTCTAAAATTTGCGATTCAAGGAGGGTAAGATGATAAACATGGAATGTTTGAATATAATATAAAGAGATATATCTTTGAAATTGAGATCATATTTCATTCAGAATTAAGTATACAAAACGCATCATACAATGAAATACAATGAAATTAAGAAATAAGAAGGATGCTTACCATGAGGATTGTGGATCACCGTTTGGATAAtttatatatagggtaatgcaaGACAAAAAACCCTCAAATTTTTAGAAAACTCTGAAAacccaaatctccccccatttttacccaacctcccgacatttttttttttgaaaaaaattacacatgtaatatacatgttttagagtgttttgggccaaaaaaaacaaaaaagcgccgaatggatttttttaaaaaaaataaacaaaattcagcgCCTAACACgtgttagacaaaaatgctgaaagttgctgaaattttttttttttttaaattatcccttcggcgattttttgatttttttggcccaaaactcttaaaaacatgtatattacatgtgttatttttttcaaaaaaaaaaaaaatgtcgggaggttgggttttctagggttttttatatagatagggttttctatctagccctaccctttatatatatatatatatatatatatatatatatatatatatatatatagggtggagttattgtaaaaaagaccaaaattgtgagaaaggtaagaaaaaatctcaaccattagatctaaattaattgaaaagggtaagattgtaaatacattaacaaattcaaatatggtaatccttgatttaaggatttggagagagaaaatccttgatttaaggaatataaccgtccataacattattcattttaattttttttgcatcattcacagaatcagagccatgttcatgacatggtgttttaaaaaattcatagttcaattcatggtgtttttacgaaaataatataacaccattcagtaaacaaaaatataacaccattcagtacacaaaataacaccattcagtacaagatataacaccattcagtaaacaaaaaataacaccattcagaaacaaaataacaccattcagaaacaaaaaaaaaaaccatccagcaaacaaaaaataacatcattcagtaaacaaaaataacaccattcagcacacatataacaccattcaataaatatataacaccattcaataattatataacaccattcaataactatataacactataaacAAGATATAACACTACAAATGACTTATAACACTATAAATGACTATAAAACACTATGAATGGTATATAACACCATATTACCATTTTCTAACTCTGTATAACACTACAACCCATCGTTCCAGTGCCGGCGAAGACGTCGATGATTCAGAGCGGCAGAGACGTCGATGATTCAGATCGGCGGAGATGTTCAATCGGCGGAGATCGGCAGAGATGTCAGATCGGCGGAGGAAAATCGATGGAGATCAGAACGACGAAGATGAGATCAGCGGAGATGTCAACCGGCGGAGGAAGGCGGAGATGTTCAATCGTCGGAGTGTTAGGGTTTTAATTGAAGCAACAGATGGTGATTTGATGATGTTGTTCGTAAAATTCCGAAAGAAGAAAGAGGATCGAAATTGTAGGATTATGATTTGCAGTTTCCTAAATTCTAGTGGATATAAAAGACTATATTACCCCTATAATTTACAAATTAgtccaaaaaataaaaacacattttataatttggtccctattatctcaaccattagatcaaagatctaatggctgagattctttcttacctttctcacactttaggccttttttacatgatcctctacctatatatatatagtagggttcctgcggaaagtgtgtttttccttgaaagtctaggaagcaataagaacgcgacatgtggcattgaaggattttaactaaaagggcaattgtgtaatttgaatattatttCAATTATGGATTATTTTATTAGGATAACTAACTAACCAGAAAGTTATGGAAACTAAATATTCCATTTAAATCAAATTGATAGTTTCAATTTAAATCGTACAAGACGCTGTGTTTCTTGACAatatgttttaacagcaagcagatttcttgacgctgtgttttaacagtaagcagatttcttgacgttgtgttttaacagcaaacagattgctggaggattcttgacactgtgttttaacagcaagcagattgctggaggattcttgacactgtgttttaacagcaagcagatttcttgacaatgtgttttaacagcaagcagatttcttgacgctgtgttttaacagcaagcagatttcttgacgctgtgttttaacagcaagcagattgctggaggattcttgacactatgttttaatagcaagcagattgctggaggattcttgacactgtgttttaacagcaagcagatttcttgacattgtgttttaacagcaagcagatttccttgacactgttttttaacagcaagcaaatttcttgacactgtgttttaacagcaaggcCCTGTCACATGATCCTTGGAAAACACATGTACCACATACCTACACTCAAAAAGGTAGATAAACCAAAATCAAATACATGTTTTTTTTAATGTGTAAACTAATTTAATACGAAAAAAGTGGTGTATGAAAAT contains the following coding sequences:
- the LOC110890790 gene encoding eukaryotic translation initiation factor 2 subunit gamma, which gives rise to MARKGLMEQDLSKLDVATLHPLSPEVISRQATINIGTIGHVAHGKSTVVKAISGVQTVRFKNELERNITIKLGYANAKIYKCEDEKCPRPMCYKAYGSGKEDSPPCDVPGFENSKMKLVRHVSFVDCPGHDILMATMLNGAAIMDGALLLIAANESCPQPQTSEHLAAVEIMRLQHIIILQNKVDLIQENVAINQHEAIQKFIQGTVADGAPVIPVSAQLRYNIDVVCEYIIKRIPIPERNFISPPNMIVIRSFDVNKPGSEVDEIRGGVAGGSILKGVLKVNQNIEVRPGIVVKDESGNIKCTPIYSRIVSLYAEQNELQYAVPGGLIGVGTTMDPMLTRADRLVGQVLGEVGSLPDVYVELEVNFFLLRRLLGVKTKGTEKQGKVSKLSKAEILMLNIGSMSTGARVLAVKNDLAKLQLTSPVCTSKGEKIALSRRVEKHWRLIGWGQIQAGLTLEIPPCPI